The genomic window GAACCAAGGTCTAAATGGCATTTAAATTTCGTTCCGAACGATGCTGTCCGAGAGTTTGAAACCAGTCGGTGCGCGTCCGAGTACGTGACATCATGTTCGCATCCAAGGAATGCGCGCAAGTCATCTACGATCTGTCGTGACAAAACGATCGGACGACGGTGACTTAACAGATCACAAAAGCCCGCGTCGATTCTCTAACGTATGGCAATTGCAATAGAATCTCCTATTTCCACGgaacccctttcttcccctcggaAAATATCAAATTCCTAGCGAGTGGCTAAAGCGGATCGGAGGAGAGACGCGGAAtctagagggaaagggagttggaGATAAACGGGAGAAAAGACACATCTCCCGAATACTTTTCTCACAGACCTCGCCTGAGTCTTGAGAACGGAAGATGGACGGCCGAGCCGCGGGAGGCAGCCAGCGGCCGGGCGGGCGCGGGAGGGAGCGAGGCTGGTGCAACAGGTGGACACAATTACACCTTAACGCAGTGCTTGATGTGCGCCCGGATCCCCTCGCTCAAAAGCCCCCGACTGCGGGAGATGATTCGACGTGCAAAAGGGGGTGCTATTAGCCTTGCTGTACAAACAGTCTCGGGTGCAACAACTTGTGCGATGCTTAAACGGCCAACAGTGAGTCCCAAAATTTCCAAAGATAATATTTTCTTGTTCAGAAACACACGCATTGAGGCTAACCTTCTCTCATGACGAATGATGAATAATAGACACTCTGAccaaatacacagaaatacacggGACAGATAATAGTCCGaagcaaagaaataaagtgaACACACGTGATGTCTCACCCGCAGTTACCTCGGGTTACCTTAAAAGAGTTTCTCATGGAGTGCAGGAAGCAGAgttgaggaagaatggaaggcaggcaggcacaaacgaaggaaggaaggatgggaagaaaaggaaaatattgagaaagggagggaggagagagagagagagagagagagagagagagagagagagagagagagagagagagagagagagagagagagagagagagagagagagagagagacttcttgtCAAAATAAAAGATTTGCGAGGAGTCCCTtcaccatcctcctttcctccgggAGGCGTATGAGCAAgggctgggggaggaaggaggaagaaggggtgaaccAGGGCAACGAAGACTGCCACGTGTAATCCTTCGAGACAGCCGCCAGGATCCGAATGGCTGGTAGGAGACTGGCTTGGCGAGGGAGGCGATGGGCAGAGGGGCAGGAGAGCAGCGTCGAGGCGCCTCTTTACACGCACTTCGATTTCCGCGTCGAGGGTCACGCGCCGCGGTGAGCTGTCCTGGCCTTCGGTCGCCCCCGGTGTGGACGAGCGGTTGTCATGAGTGAAagctgaaggggaggggaggggaggggagggaggatgaggaaagggagggaaaagaagttgatggagggggaatgggaggaggaagggggaggggaagggggggaaggaggaggaggaggagaggaagaggaNNNNNNNNNNNNNNNNNNNNNNNNNNNNNNNNNNNNNNNNNNNNNNNNNNNNNNNNNNNNNNNNNNNNNNNNNNNNNNNNNNNNNNNNNNNNNNNNNNNNNNNNNNNNNNNNNNNNNNNNNNNNNNNNNNNNNNNNNNNNNNNNNNNNNNNNNNNNNNNNNNNNNNNNNNNNNNNNNNNNNNNNNNNNNNNNNNNNNNNNNNNNNNNNNNNNNNNNNNNNNNNNNNNNNNNNNNNNNNNNNNNNNNNNNNNNNNNNNNNNNNNNNNNNNNNNNNNNNNNNNNNNNNNNNNNNNNNNNNNNNNNNNNNNNNNNNNNNNNNNNNNNNNNNNNNNNNNNNNNNNNNNNNNNNNNNNNNNNNNNNNNNNNNNNNNNNNNNNNNNNNNNNNNNNNNNNNNNNNNNNNNNNNNNNNNNNNNNNNNNNNNNNNNNNNNNNNNNNNNNNNNNNNNNNNNNNNNNNNNNNNNNNNNNNNNNNNNNNNNNNNNNNNNNNNNNNNNNNNNNGTATTCCACCCAACGAACGGATCCAAGGCACCCCTGTTGAACAATTTACCACCAAGCTGGACACTCAGGGCACCATTATCGCCCTTGACGCCAGTGGAGTGTCCCCCAGATATAGTCAATACATAAACAAGGTAAGATATGAAGAAGCTTTATCCCCTAAAAGTCAGTCAGTTTAGGTATGGTGACTGTTCTGGCCAGacataatcactttttttttttgcccaatGTATGCTTGACTCCCCATTATAGATTCAAATGTTATTGATATAGCTTGGTGAATGAAGGTTCTGAAAAGCTTGTATTTAGCTCAATTTAGGCATAATTGCTGTACATTGATCCAAAATGTACTTACCTTATTTAACTACTAATCTCAATCTTATATTCAAAATATCATTATACAGTGCTAACCCTTTGAACTTTGTGGTGTTAAGTTTTAttatggttttattttttctttattgagagGCAGCAGCTTATTCAGTGAATGTGGTGAAAAGCATTCTGGGGGAAGCCCCAGCCTCAGTTGATCACACCTGGCATTTAAGGATTAAAAATCTGTTATTTTGAGAGTCCTTAGTTGAGTTTTGGTCTTTTTGTTGAACTAATGAGGACCCTGTACAAATTATAAAAACTGAGACTTCATGTAATTGTAGGGGGGGGGTTTAATAATTTAAATTTTATAAGGGCAATGTGTCTAGTCGTATAATATGTAGAGGATTTTCTGAAGTTTTATTATGATAGATAAACATGGATTAACCAGATTTAAAGTTCATATATttagtatgaatatgaatattagtTTATGCTTGTTTTAAACACTATTGAGGTTGGTAcaattattttttcaatatttccTTAGAGGAGCAATTTTTATATGTTAAACTGAGCTGATGCATAGAAAATTACGTATCttatttgttttgagtgaataaAATTATTCCTTTGATGAACGTTTTAATTCAAAATAATTGTGAtcagtaattattttttatcgttattttccttAGGAAAGAATTGGTGAACAATTTGAAGATTTAATAGCCCCAGGAGATATCGGGAAGGTCACAGGTCACTTGGGAGAAGCTTTGCATTCAGGCCAAGCAACATCCCAGGTGTATCGTGTAAAGGTAAGTTTTAGTACACAATAAATTCATATACTCATTCTAACACTTTATTCTGTGTAGCATTTGCCTATGTAAtcagattaattatattattctttttgtgATTTAGGTTGGAGGAGATAGATTTATACGAGTACAGACAAAGTCAAAACTTTTCCGTGATACAGACGGAACTCAACCAGAAGGGAGCTTCATCATGGCAACACACACAATAATTGGGTGAGTATGGTGTGGGATTGTTGATTTTTAAATGATAAAGGTAACTGGATGACTTTATCTTCATAACttaaattaatatcatcattaacatttcatTACAAATCATATTTTGATGAAAAAGATATGTCAATTTTTTGAAGCTTGTCACAACAATTTTGTGAACATTTTAGATTTTGAACCAACAAATACACATGTGGAATTTTCTCACTTCCCACAGACCCTTCCAAGAAGGTGGTGCATCAGCAACTTCGGATAGACTGCTTGCAGGTACCTCTGGTAATGGTGGAAGTGTTCTTGATGAGTCACAAGGTGGAAGACCAAGTAGTACAGGTGGTGTTGTTGATGACTCGAGTGTATCTTTTGGTGATAATGGACGCTTAAGAAGACTTCTTAgtcatggtgatgatagtggagaCCTGTCTTCTGCTGATGGTCCAAATAAAATCCTCAAAGACCTTCTAAACCAAAAAGATGAGGATGATACCCAAGGTGGTGGGACTGGTAGTGGAGATTCAATACGCTTCATTCATCGTATACCCCACCTAGAGTCTAAGCCAAACACCTCCTCGTCGCCTGCAGGAAATTCTAATAATATGCTTAGAGAAGTAAGTATTTTTCTGTTGGATTACAGCACTGATATAATATGTAACACTGATTTTCTTTTATGTAGTAATGTATTTTATTTGTCTTTACCATCTGATCGGTTTCCCAGATGCTTTATAAATACATCCACTTTATTAAGCTATTTTAAGGACAGTAGTCCTCAGATAAAAAAGATGTAGTTAGTATATGATCACTCTCTTAACTTTTGGGAGATTTATTTTATAAGTATTACAATTTAAGAATGGCTCATATTATATCAACATTTAGCTGCTGAacaatgaggatgaagataatgaaaagaaaagcagTGATGACATCTGGGAGTTATTAAACACACCAGAGGACAAGAAGCCAGACCTTACATCCGAGTTCCGGCCACCTCAGGGGCCTCCTGGGGGACCCATGCAGAATGTCAATTCAACTTCTTCGTCATCCACTCCCAATACTTTATCCTCCACTTCATCAAGTAATCCCCAGCCTCTGAACTCCAGTGGAGTGCCACCAAGACCCCCAAGTAGAGACATGCTACCAGCATCAAACATGATGCGAGGATTGAAACGTCCAAGTGACGAACCTCATGATGGGAACCCAAGTAAACATGTAAGTAGATGGGGTTAGTGATAGATTCATCTTATGTTTTTACATTCTATTATTGTAAGCAGATtcttttgatttgtttatattttttcaagtATAATTTGATAATACTGAGTATGTCTCCTATATAtcagaaaatatttttaaaattttattataaaaTTTTAATCAGTTAACAGTATATAAATCTATTTTAGATATTCTGTTGtctgtaattttctctttttactctttagCAGGTTCTTGGTGCATTTGAGACCATGCTAGGTCCTTCACCACCAGCTACTTCCATGAGTCCTGCACCAGTGCAACATGGAGGGCCTCCTACTCCACATGGGGGTCCATCTACACCTCATGGCCCTCCAACTCCTCTTGGTGGACCCCCAACACCGCATGGAGGCCCTCCAACTCCTCTTGGAAATAATACTGGTGGGAATATAGGGCATGTAGCATCAGGATCAAGTCCTAATAATCAAGGGCAGTCAAAACTCTGGGAGAAGAACAAAATGTTGGCATCTCTTCTTGCAAAGGAAAGTCCACATTCAAATCCTGTAAGTATACTGTTATTGTGAGTGTGTCCTAGTCGATTGTCATTTTAAGAAAAGAAGCTGTAAAGGTTAATAGAACATTTCACTTTTGCATCCTTAAGTGATAACAAATTTTCTTCACCCAGCCTCGACCAACAACGCAGAATGTAAATCCGGAAAGCCTGCCCCAAGAAAAGCTTCCAAAGATCTTAAAAGACAAGACACATCCATCTTCTACGTGGATGCCTTCGGGTTCCAGCCAGTCACATATCCTGAATCAGATATTTGTCAATGGGCCTGGACAACATACAAACATGAAGTGTAAGCCAttttaaaacattattattactgtgaaatTTCCATATCTGTTATTCATTTTAAAATCATGGTGGTTGTATTTGTAGAAGTTATAGAGTAATTGAAAGTAAGTAATTGTACAATCACTGCAAAAGAAAATGTTCTCTTGATTGTTAAGGAAAAAGTATATAATAACCTTGAAATACATATTATTAGTCCTTTTGCTAGAACTAATCTCCAAAAATGTCTCCTTTGGGTTTTAGTACTCCCTAAATGTTTTAAAACATCAAATCACTAAGAGGGGAAGGCCGGAGAGACTGCTAAAATCCGAGCTATTAGAAGTGAAGACTTGAAATGttcaagatgaatagataattatcTTCCTAACATTGTGAATAAGAATAATGTTGTATGTCACTTTGGCTCATGTAGAAACTTTAGTAATGAataattttttctcattttttttgctGTGAATAGCCAAATAATATCTTTAGGGCCCTATGCAATGAAACTTGaacaatatcattttatcatttcattgctTCTGCATGATGTCATCAATAACCCTGGTTTTCAGACACTTTGTCATCTGTTACTCGTAACTCCTTTACTatcaaaaatataatttcattcaTCCCACACTCAAGTATGAACCTGTATGACCCAATAGTCTTAtgtaaatcataattatttttgattTTCTATGATTTCAATACAGGCAAAATTAAATATTGAAGACACTCAGCCCTCTAAAGATTTGACATGGCTGTATGCATCTTATTTCtttcctgaaataaaaaaaattattactctttataaagagagaagatagacttTATTCTGCAAGCACAGCAGGTCTGAAATTGTGTCACCTCTTTTTGGTGCAGATGCTCTTGTCCCTTTAAATCATCTTAGGCATATACATGTTATGCAGCAAAGAATCATTGGTCATGGATGATTTGTAGATGGTATAGAGCATATGTttggaatattttcttttttctaccagTGTTGCCAGCCACCATTATTTCAGAAAGTATTCATTGTTCATAGAAACCAGCAATTTTCACCAGTTTAGATCATGCCTGAATCTTCTTTTTGATCACATATTTTACATTGTTAGGCAAATTTCTTAGCCAGTCAGTCATTGTAAATAATTTCTATTGCAATCTTTATAGAGCTATTTTTCATTTGTGCTATCTTTATGTGGTTTAAATTGTACTTAAATTTTATTTAgactttattttttgtgtgacacttgcctttctctttttttccagctTCTAATGTGTCAATGAACCAACAACACCCTCTAGGCACCCCAACATCTGGAAATTCAGTACCACAAAGCAACATGGCTTCCCAACACTCCACAAATGCTCACGGAAGGTTGGGGGTAAATAATATTCCCATGAATAGCTCTGTATCAGTTCCAACCTCCCATGGTGGTATGTGGGACATGGGTGGTAATAGCAATGTCTCGGTGGCAGCCTCATCTGTTTCTACCAAGACAACCACTGCCCTGCCATCTTTTATAGATGCCATGCCTCGTAATCCTATTGGGGATGTGAGCAGTAGTTATTCTGAAGGAGGTCTACCATCCATAACGACTGCTGCTAATTTTCTGTCGGCTCAAAACAATGCTGATGACTTTCTTCCTGAAAGTATTCTTAAGGATATCATGGAAGTAAGTTGCATAGTTTAATCCATTGCTTGATTTACTTGGTTATCAGTGAAAAATATTTAGGTTCTCCACATTTTGTTCCACATGCTTAATACTTTGTAAATCTTTGCAGATGACTGACACGTTTCCTGCAAGTGGTTCAACAGATGATGTTGGACAGCCCCCTTCAATAAGCTCAGATGATGTGCACCGTCCTCCTACATCCTCCTCTTACAATTTAATGGAGATTCAAAAGATCAAGGAGAGCCTCATATCAGACTTTGATATGCAAGATGCTCCAGCAGTAACTGGTCCGGGTTCCTTGCCGCCGTATACTGCTGTTGCTGTATGTTAATGTTATTTGCTTATCGTTATTTGCTTGTTGGtccatacgcatacatatacacttacatatccatatacacaaatacatacacacatacacctacatacacacacatacatatacacatatatacaaagacatacacataaatacatacatatatgaagacatacacatacatatacatacatacatatacatacgtacatttacttatacatatacatacatatatatatatatacatgcatacatatatatacatgcatacatatatatacatgcatacatatacatgcatacatatacatacatacatatacatacatacatatacatacatacatatacatacatacatatacatacatacatacatatacatacatacatatacatacatacatatacatacatacatacatatacatgtacatatacatatacatatatatgcatatatatgcatacatacatatacatatacatatatatgtatatatatgcatacatacatatacatacatatacatacatatacatacatatacatacatatacatacatatacatatacatatcatacatatacatatacatatacatatacatatatatatatatatatatatatatatatatatatatatatgtatatatatatgtatatatatacatatacatatacatatacatatacatacacatacacatacacatacacatacacatacacatacacatacacatacacatatacatatacatatacatatacatatacatatacatatacatagatacatacatatgcatgtacatacatacatatacatacacatacatacacatatacatatacatgtacatacacatatacatgtacatacacatacacatacacatatacatatacatatacatatacatacatacatatacatatacatagatacatacatatgcatgtacatacatacatatacatacacatacatatacatatacaaacatatacatatacatacatatacatatacatacatatacatatacatacatgtacatatagatacatatacatgtaaatacatatacatatacatatagatacatatagatacatatacatatacatgcacatacttatatacgcatacatacacatacttacatacacatccgtacatacacatccatacatacacatccatacacatacttacatatacaaacacacacatatacatatctatatttatatatatatatatatatatatatatatatatatatatatatttatatttatatttatatttatatttatatttatatttatatttatgtatataaatatgtatatatatatttatatatatatatattatatgtatatatatatttatttatttatttatttatttatttatttatttatttatatttatttataattcagTAACTTGCATCacccttttattttgtttgttttctctcaaaTGAAAAACTATGATATGATATTCCCATAGGCTTTGAATAAGGGAAAATAGCTCACTGTAGTAAGGCTTGTCATCAGTTTACCCTTTTTATTAGCTaaaattttcctctcttttgcaGTCTGCCTCTTCCATTGGTAACTACCCACCTCCATACACCCAGAGAACGCGGTTTCCAAATGCAGGTCCTCCTGGTGCGCCTGGTGGAGGTACTAATGTAGTAGGGAGTATGATTAGATCAAGTAATCAACAGTTTTCTCCTGGGAGTCCCCGACCTAATATGAGCAACCAGGTACGTCATTCAGGACAATATTTATTCCATGTAAACCAAATGATGGGTAGTTTTTCCTAAATATTTACAGAATGCAAAATTGACCCTCTCTCTTGTTACAGCGAACAACACTTATGAGACAGCAGGATATGAGAAAACGgcttatacaacaacaacaaaatcaggtGCTGGTGCCCACACCTGCTTCAGATGTGACCCAGCCTCCAACTTCTTACCAGAACATAGAGGACTTGTTTAACAACACTATTGCACCAAATGTGAATGTCACTCTCCAGGTATCTTAGCACAGGCCTCTTTCCCCTTTAATCAACAGCCTTGATTGTAAGGGgagttatttttttaatttaagaGATACCTAATGTTGTCCTAATGGTGTGGGCATTTGGTTGGTGAAACTGGATTGAGGCTTAAGTAGTAATTCTTTTAGAAttctatattgatttatttttgagttgagaaattttatttttaaatgattAAAGTAGATTTTTTAGATTAAAGTTACTTTAATTACCATTACAGCGTAATGTAGCAGACTCTCAAACTTCTCCAAATTATAATATCCTGGGAAATTCTCCAATTGGATGTGGGGGACAAATATCTCCTGGCCAACGGATTCCTCAGTCACCATTTTCACCTGTTGGTCAGACAACATCACCTCTTCCCACGCAACAATATCCAAATAGGTAATATATGTTTTATgctatatgttctttttttttctggtatgAAATGTATCCATGAAAATTTCTTTGGTACAATTGTATTTTGAAATTTTAACTTAGTCATTTATCTAATCCAAATTTGTTTCTCTAACCACTGGAATCAAAGTGGGCAGATAGGCAGTTACCAGGCACAAAGCTCACAGCTGTCTCCTAGATTATCCCAGGGGTCCCCTGCCCCACCCAGTTACCAAACAGGTGGACAGCCACTTCCTCAAATGTCTCCAACTGGTCCTAGCACTCCGAGCACACCAGGGGTACAAGTTCCATCAGGTCAGCAGAGTCCTGCTTGGTCCACTCCAAGTCCACAGCAACGAAATTCACTGATGGCACAGAACCCTTTGCTTAATGCACAACTTTCTGTAAGTTGAATATTGTTTATCCTTTGAAATTCCTGAAGAAAGGACTCATGGTTTCATATGGTTTTGTTGGTTTGAGGgagtatattattttttatattattattcataaacaGTAGTTTAAGTGCAACTGTTGTTGAACAGGCATTAGTGGTGCTACATGAAATTACTTAACCCTTTGAGGACCAGGCTCCTATTGCTACAAGTATGCTCAGACCAGGCAAAATGAAGGTTAGGGTATCATAATATTCTTGGGCTTGAAAGGAAGTTATTTTCACTCTGATTTCAAACTCATGATAAAGGACAAATTGTTGCTGAAATGTGTAAAAATGCCAAATCAAATTTAATACTCTacctttgtcattgttattattatcattgttatttttagctgtagtattttcatcatcac from Penaeus vannamei isolate JL-2024 chromosome 5, ASM4276789v1, whole genome shotgun sequence includes these protein-coding regions:
- the LOC113808515 gene encoding nuclear receptor coactivator 2 (The sequence of the model RefSeq protein was modified relative to this genomic sequence to represent the inferred CDS: added 526 bases not found in genome assembly); the encoded protein is MSSCEAALCGTIIKRVSYQALSVVAQRLPPSELPVDVGALSPFPPSARPAVPPTLIYQPVYFADTLSAFHSLGGVYRLGPCVQDPAWVKMSSPTPAVSKKRKKPDTKPQSQINKCLNEKRRREQENTYIEELAELIQASIASDMSSLSVKPDKCAILQQTVNQIRRIKAAEGAGEGAVQQGEVSSSKPTLLPSQRLGPLLLEALDGFLFLVSTEGKIEFVSDKVSYFIKFTSEDLTGKSIYNIIHVGDHAKFSSSFMSIGWPSESTSETSRSRSFNCRLLVRPPDDQEETMEEKQQRVSQYENMQISAVLLPPSYLVDKGNSESFEGEGQQCLVCLVRRIPPNERIQGTPVEQFTTKLDTQGTIIALDASGVSPRYSQYINKERIGEQFEDLIAPGDIGKVTGHLGEALHSGQATSQVYRVKVGGDRFIRVQTKSKLFRDTDGTQPEGSFIMATHTIIGPFQEGGASATSDRLLAGTSGNGGSVLDESQGGRPSSTGGVVDDSSVSFGDNGRLRRLLSHGDDSGDLSSADGPNKILKDLLNQKDEDDTQGGGTGSGDSIRFIHRIPHLESKPNTSSSPAGNSNNMLRELLNNEDEDNEKKSSDDIWELLNTPEDKKPDLTSEFRPPQGPPGGPMQNVNSTSSSSTPNTLSSTSSSNPQPLNSSGVPPRPPSRDMLPASNMMRGLKRPSDEPHDGNPSKHQVLGAFETMLGPSPPATSMSPAPVQHGGPPTPHGGPSTPHGPPTPLGGPPTPHGGPPTPLGNNTGGNIGHVASGSSPNNQGQSKLWEKNKMLASLLAKESPHSNPPRPTTQNVNPESLPQEKLPKILKDKTHPSSTWMPSGSSQSHILNQIFVNGPGQHTNMKSSNVSMNQQHPLGTPTSGNSVPQSNMASQHSTNAHGRLGVNNIPMNSSVSVPTSHGGMWDMGGNSNVSVAASSVSTKTTTALPSFIDAMPRNPIGDVSSSYSEGGLPSITTAANFLSAQNNADDFLPESILKDIMEMTDTFPASGSTDDVGQPPSISSDDVHRPPTSSSYNLMEIQKIKESLISDFDMQDAPAVTGPGSLPPYTAVASASSIGNYPPPYTQRTRFPNAGPPGAPGGGTNVVGSMIRSSNQQFSPGSPRPNMSNQRTTLMRQQDMRKRLIQQQQNQVLVPTPASDVTQPPTSYQNIEDLFNNTIAPNVNVTLQRNVADSQTSPNYNILGNSPIGCGGQISPGQRIPQSPFSPVGQTTSPLPTQQYPNSGQIGSYQAQSSQLSPRLSQGSPAPPSYQTGGQPLPQMSPTGPSTPSTPGVQVPSGQQSPAWSTPSPQQRNSLMAQNPLLNAQLSYIKTDGSRQFDSGRQFHGGGRSGHLPSIRSMPSPGARQSPYPNMGPPTPGAAGQGDAGPYPPSSPQQGQSSLLYQQQQQQQQQYRCLQRTISAPGQMSGVHSPRSAHHFPPAPGHHHDPPAPPPHLPPAGGGHLPSPHSVPPSSLAHPHMGHHHPGPLPPSLMATAGSSIGPTTVTSAGPVDGGQHMMGGGPMGGGGLGSGMPGLVGGVMSQGYGGEHPPHPHNYEVAAHYFGGSDPARNSSGGNGMLSEYTRNELRAHVGARSTGGGGGGGPASPSPSQQQQQQPQQQQQQQQQQQQQQQQQQQQQQQQQQQQQQSQQQPQQQQPSQQQQQQQQQPQQPPQHHQQQQQQVQQQQHQQQQQQQQQQQPQQTPPPQHLAYQTPDHHHHHHHHLDQPLLHSYSPSENNKWVGESVNTSQAGGLSASPRMDDSRGNSGNDKESMLKHLLSK